One segment of Variovorax sp. PAMC28562 DNA contains the following:
- the coq7 gene encoding 2-polyprenyl-3-methyl-6-methoxy-1,4-benzoquinone monooxygenase, with amino-acid sequence MSSSLDPLLIAADAALRTLFAAPYATRPIPSAAATDAAPLALTDIERREAGALMRVNHVGEVCAQALYTAQAAVTKDKSLRDHFLHAAREETDHLSWTHERLEALGARPSLLNPLWYAGAFGLGLLAGRLGDRWSLGFVAETEKQVEAHLDGHLDRLPAADRESRAVIVQMKMDEARHAAEAWSAGAKELPAPAKAMMKLVSRVMTTVAHRI; translated from the coding sequence ATGAGTTCGTCCCTTGACCCCCTTTTGATTGCAGCCGACGCAGCACTTCGGACCCTTTTTGCCGCGCCGTACGCGACGCGACCCATCCCCTCGGCGGCAGCGACAGATGCTGCTCCACTCGCACTGACCGACATCGAGCGGCGCGAAGCCGGCGCGCTGATGCGAGTGAACCATGTCGGCGAGGTCTGCGCTCAGGCGCTGTACACGGCACAGGCCGCCGTCACCAAGGACAAAAGTCTGCGCGATCACTTCCTGCACGCCGCTCGCGAGGAAACCGACCACCTGTCCTGGACGCATGAGCGGCTGGAGGCATTGGGCGCGCGCCCGTCGCTGCTCAATCCGCTCTGGTATGCGGGCGCTTTCGGGCTGGGATTGTTGGCGGGCCGCCTGGGCGATCGCTGGAGTCTGGGCTTCGTCGCAGAGACGGAAAAGCAGGTCGAGGCGCATCTCGACGGCCATCTGGACCGTCTGCCGGCAGCTGATCGCGAATCGCGCGCAGTGATCGTGCAAATGAAGATGGACGAAGCGCGCCACGCAGCAGAGGCATGGAGCGCCGGCGCTAAGGAACTGCCCGCGCCGGCCAAGGCAATGATGAAGCTCGTATCACGGGTGATGACGACCGTCGCGCATCGCATATGA
- a CDS encoding porin: MKKSLVALAALAVAGIASAQSSVTLFGVVDASVSHYSSKAELANPFAVAPFAVPTGIKQSQTVLGNSGYNSSRLGFRGTEDLGGGLAASFWLESSMSNDDGAKALGNFNRRSTVSLSGGFGEVRLGRDYTATFWNDTVFDPFGTNGVGSSAIFGSNLRLASLRGPGAASGGSGSDTYVRTSNSIGYFLPPNLGGFYGQVQYALPETVKNSGLEQSQKGRYVGGRFGYANGPLDVAVAYGQSTAADTPSVVTGLVIGNSQQRKIDTLNLGASYDFGPAKLFAELSQAKDKNKLGTSAAIAGLPYFVTTSQTDKYNGALVGVTVPVGAGLIRASYSRVKFSNGATPVVNVQNFFSTSNFDSTANQLALGYVHNLSKRTALYATIAKLKITDGQNSAVLGGQSIAQSNGTNPTGGVGNSPAGYTQRSSMGYDFGVRHSF, from the coding sequence ATGAAAAAATCTCTAGTTGCTTTGGCTGCCCTGGCTGTTGCCGGTATTGCCTCGGCTCAGTCGTCCGTCACGCTGTTCGGTGTGGTCGACGCTTCGGTCAGCCATTACTCGTCCAAAGCCGAGTTGGCCAACCCGTTCGCAGTGGCACCCTTCGCGGTTCCTACCGGCATCAAGCAAAGCCAGACCGTTCTCGGCAATTCGGGCTACAACTCGAGCCGTCTCGGCTTCCGTGGTACGGAAGATCTCGGCGGCGGCTTGGCTGCAAGCTTCTGGCTTGAATCCAGCATGTCCAATGACGACGGTGCCAAGGCTCTCGGCAACTTCAACCGTCGCTCGACGGTGAGCTTGTCCGGTGGTTTCGGTGAAGTTCGTCTGGGCCGTGACTACACCGCCACGTTCTGGAACGACACCGTTTTTGATCCGTTCGGCACCAATGGCGTCGGCAGCAGCGCAATCTTCGGCTCGAACCTCCGTTTGGCGTCGTTGCGTGGCCCAGGTGCTGCTTCAGGCGGCTCCGGCAGCGACACGTACGTTCGTACCAGCAACTCCATCGGCTACTTCCTTCCGCCTAACCTCGGTGGTTTCTACGGCCAAGTGCAATACGCACTGCCTGAAACCGTCAAGAACAGCGGTCTCGAGCAGTCGCAAAAGGGTCGTTATGTTGGCGGTCGCTTCGGCTACGCCAATGGACCTCTGGACGTGGCAGTTGCCTACGGCCAAAGCACGGCTGCAGACACTCCTTCGGTCGTGACTGGCCTCGTGATCGGTAACAGCCAGCAGCGCAAGATCGACACGCTGAACCTCGGCGCTTCGTATGACTTCGGTCCTGCAAAGCTGTTCGCTGAACTGTCGCAAGCCAAGGACAAGAACAAGCTGGGCACCTCCGCTGCGATCGCAGGTCTTCCTTACTTCGTGACCACGAGCCAGACCGACAAGTACAACGGTGCTTTGGTGGGTGTGACTGTTCCCGTCGGTGCAGGCCTGATTCGCGCTTCGTACTCGCGTGTCAAGTTCAGCAACGGTGCAACGCCTGTCGTCAACGTGCAAAACTTCTTCAGCACGTCGAACTTCGACTCTACGGCTAACCAGTTGGCGCTCGGCTACGTGCACAACCTGTCGAAGCGCACGGCTCTGTACGCTACGATCGCAAAGCTGAAGATCACCGACGGCCAGAACAGCGCAGTCCTCGGCGGCCAGTCCATTGCTCAAAGCAATGGCACGAACCCAACCGGTGGCGTGGGCAATTCGCCAGCTGGCTACACCCAGCGCAGCTCGATGGGCTACGACTTCGGCGTTCGCCACTCGTTCTAA
- a CDS encoding ABC transporter permease: MLVFILRRLFQAVIVMVVVAFVAFLLFQYVGDPVVFLLGQDAKPEQIQQLRVDLGFDKPFAVQFWHFLINAAQGEFGLSLRQGAKVSRLIAERLPATLELSLVAAVMALAIGLPMGVYAALRRGSWGSQTLMALSLLGVSLPTFLIGILLILVFSVWLGWLPSFGRGEVTQLGWWSTGLFSRDGWSHLILPAITLAVFQLTLIMRLVRAEMLEVLRTDYIKFARARGLSDRAIHFGHALRNTMVPVITITGLQLGSLIAFAIITETVFQWPGMGLLFIQAVTYADIPVMAAYLCLIALIFVTINLIVDLMYFAVDPRLRISTLGGH; encoded by the coding sequence ATGCTCGTTTTTATTCTGCGCCGTTTGTTCCAGGCGGTCATCGTCATGGTGGTCGTGGCTTTCGTGGCCTTCCTGCTGTTCCAGTACGTGGGTGACCCGGTCGTGTTCTTGCTCGGGCAAGACGCCAAGCCCGAGCAGATCCAGCAACTCAGAGTCGATCTCGGTTTCGACAAACCCTTCGCGGTGCAGTTCTGGCACTTCCTGATCAACGCGGCGCAAGGTGAATTCGGCCTCAGCCTGCGGCAGGGCGCGAAGGTGTCTAGGCTGATCGCTGAGCGCTTGCCCGCCACGCTGGAACTCTCACTGGTCGCTGCGGTGATGGCACTCGCCATTGGGCTGCCGATGGGCGTCTATGCGGCACTGCGTCGCGGCTCGTGGGGTAGCCAGACGCTGATGGCGCTGTCGCTCTTGGGCGTCTCGTTGCCGACCTTCCTGATCGGAATTTTGTTGATCCTCGTTTTCTCGGTCTGGCTCGGCTGGTTGCCGAGCTTCGGCCGCGGTGAGGTCACGCAGCTCGGCTGGTGGTCGACCGGTCTTTTCTCGCGCGATGGCTGGAGTCATCTGATATTGCCGGCGATCACGCTGGCGGTGTTCCAGCTCACGCTCATCATGCGGCTGGTGCGTGCCGAGATGCTCGAAGTGCTGCGCACCGACTACATCAAGTTCGCGCGGGCAAGAGGCCTGTCCGACCGCGCGATTCACTTCGGTCATGCGCTGCGCAACACGATGGTGCCTGTCATCACCATCACGGGTCTGCAACTGGGCTCGCTGATTGCCTTCGCGATCATCACCGAGACGGTATTCCAGTGGCCCGGCATGGGCCTGCTGTTCATCCAGGCCGTGACCTATGCCGACATTCCGGTGATGGCGGCGTACCTTTGCCTCATCGCTCTCATCTTCGTCACGATCAACCTGATCGTCGACCTCATGTATTTCGCAGTTGATCCGAGGCTGCGCATCTCGACTCTTGGGGGACATTGA
- a CDS encoding M20 aminoacylase family protein: protein MSRLQVSGRAFAHIAAFYPEIAAFRRDLHVHPELGFEEVYTGARVHEALKACGVDEVHTGIGKTGLVAVIRGRSTASKRMIGLRADMDALPMKEDNDFAWRSAKSGLMHGCGHDGHTAMLVGAARYLAETRNFDGTAVLIFQPGEEGYAGARVMIEDGLFDRFPVQSVYAMHNWPAMPVGTIGINSGAMMAAADRITIEVTGKGGHGAHAYLTVDPVLVSAHIITAVQSIVSRNVRPIDSAVISICAVQAGDMGAMSVVPGKAVMVGTVRTFSAQVQAMIEQRLGELCRAVAAGFGATATVTFERIYPATVNTLAEALFAGDVAQGLVGARNVERHMEPSMGAEDFSFMLQKKPGAYLRIGQDAKGGAFLHNSRYDFNDEILPLGAALHAGLVEQGMPLADAVRTQATIKESVNSDMHQKAASSSAH from the coding sequence ATGTCACGCCTGCAAGTTTCCGGGCGTGCCTTTGCCCACATCGCGGCCTTCTATCCGGAGATCGCCGCCTTCCGGCGCGACCTCCACGTGCATCCGGAACTCGGATTCGAAGAGGTGTACACCGGCGCCCGCGTCCATGAGGCGCTCAAGGCTTGCGGTGTCGACGAGGTGCACACCGGCATCGGCAAGACCGGACTGGTCGCGGTAATCCGCGGTCGCTCGACGGCCAGCAAACGCATGATCGGTCTGCGTGCCGACATGGACGCGCTGCCCATGAAGGAAGACAACGATTTCGCGTGGCGTTCCGCCAAGTCGGGCCTGATGCATGGTTGCGGCCACGATGGCCACACCGCAATGCTCGTCGGTGCCGCCCGTTACCTTGCCGAGACGCGCAACTTCGACGGCACCGCCGTACTCATCTTTCAACCCGGCGAAGAAGGCTACGCCGGTGCGCGCGTGATGATCGAGGACGGTTTGTTCGACCGCTTCCCGGTGCAGTCGGTCTATGCCATGCACAACTGGCCGGCCATGCCGGTCGGCACCATCGGCATCAACAGCGGCGCGATGATGGCGGCCGCCGACCGCATCACCATCGAGGTGACGGGCAAGGGCGGTCATGGTGCGCATGCCTACCTCACGGTCGATCCGGTACTGGTATCGGCCCACATCATCACGGCGGTGCAGAGCATCGTCTCGCGCAACGTGCGGCCGATCGACTCTGCGGTCATCAGCATTTGCGCGGTGCAGGCAGGCGACATGGGAGCGATGAGCGTGGTGCCTGGCAAGGCTGTGATGGTGGGCACCGTGCGCACCTTCAGCGCGCAGGTTCAGGCCATGATCGAGCAACGGCTTGGCGAGCTGTGTCGTGCGGTGGCAGCGGGCTTCGGCGCCACGGCGACCGTCACCTTCGAGCGCATTTACCCCGCCACCGTCAACACGCTGGCAGAAGCCTTGTTTGCCGGCGACGTGGCGCAGGGCCTCGTCGGCGCGCGCAATGTCGAGCGCCACATGGAGCCCAGCATGGGCGCCGAAGACTTCTCTTTCATGTTGCAGAAAAAGCCCGGTGCGTATCTGCGCATCGGCCAGGACGCCAAGGGTGGCGCATTTCTGCACAACAGCCGCTACGACTTCAACGACGAGATATTGCCGCTCGGCGCCGCGCTTCATGCTGGCCTGGTCGAGCAGGGCATGCCCCTTGCAGATGCAGTTCGCACGCAGGCGACTATCAAGGAAAGCGTGAACTCCGATATGCACCAAAAAGCTGCATCATCGTCAGCTCACTGA
- a CDS encoding ABC transporter substrate-binding protein: MSFKRNMLAAAALFTLTATSLLANAQTIRIANQGDALSLDPHSLNESLQLSTDANVYDTLVGRNKDLTVAPLLATSWKQTSPTVWRFELRKGVKFHDGTPFTADDVLFSFARASGEGSDMKSNTTDIKEVRKDGDFAVEIETKGPFPILPDVITQLMIMSKKWCEDNKATTPVDRRKGIENTASFKANGTGPYRVRERQPNVRTVFTRNPTYWGKIEGNVQEVIFTPISNPATRVAALISGEIDVMEPVPVQDVARINASPNARVIAGPELRTIFLGMDQKRDELLYSSVKGKNPFKDKRVRQAFYQAIDINGIQRTVMRGASRPTALMVGPGINGWTAEQDKRLPYDIEAAKKLLADAGYPNGFEVTMNCPNDRYVNDGQICQSVAANLARIGVKVNLATETKGTYFPKILRRDTSFYLLGWTPTTYDSHNALTALMACPDDKTGAGQFNLGAYCNAKVDELTKKIQSETDKPKRDAMIKEAFALHTDDVGHLPLHQQALAWGVSKKVELTQMADNYMPFKWMSIKP; encoded by the coding sequence ATGAGTTTCAAGCGAAATATGCTCGCAGCGGCAGCGCTGTTCACGCTGACCGCCACCAGTTTGCTGGCCAACGCGCAGACCATCCGCATCGCGAACCAGGGCGATGCACTGTCGCTCGATCCGCACTCGCTGAACGAGTCGCTGCAACTGAGTACCGATGCCAATGTGTACGACACCCTGGTCGGCCGCAACAAAGATCTGACGGTGGCGCCGCTGCTCGCGACGAGCTGGAAGCAGACGTCGCCCACGGTCTGGCGCTTCGAATTGCGCAAGGGCGTCAAATTTCATGACGGCACACCGTTCACGGCCGACGACGTGCTGTTCAGCTTCGCACGGGCGTCCGGCGAGGGCTCGGACATGAAGTCGAACACCACCGACATCAAGGAAGTGCGCAAGGACGGCGACTTTGCCGTCGAGATTGAAACCAAGGGCCCGTTCCCGATCCTTCCGGACGTCATCACCCAACTCATGATCATGAGCAAGAAGTGGTGCGAGGACAACAAGGCGACGACGCCTGTGGACCGCCGCAAGGGCATCGAAAACACCGCCTCCTTCAAGGCCAACGGCACCGGCCCGTACCGCGTGCGCGAACGCCAGCCGAACGTACGCACGGTGTTCACCCGCAATCCGACCTACTGGGGAAAGATCGAGGGCAATGTGCAGGAGGTCATCTTCACGCCCATCTCGAATCCCGCCACGCGGGTCGCCGCGTTGATTTCGGGTGAAATCGACGTGATGGAGCCGGTGCCAGTACAGGACGTGGCGCGCATCAACGCCAGCCCCAACGCCCGCGTCATTGCCGGCCCCGAGCTGCGCACGATTTTTCTCGGCATGGACCAGAAGCGAGACGAGTTGCTCTACTCGAGCGTCAAGGGAAAGAACCCGTTCAAGGACAAGCGCGTTCGCCAGGCTTTCTATCAAGCCATCGACATCAACGGCATCCAACGCACGGTGATGCGCGGCGCTTCGCGCCCCACCGCGTTGATGGTCGGTCCCGGCATCAACGGCTGGACCGCCGAGCAAGACAAGCGCCTGCCTTACGACATCGAAGCCGCCAAGAAGCTGTTGGCGGACGCCGGCTATCCCAACGGCTTCGAAGTGACGATGAACTGTCCGAACGACCGCTATGTGAACGACGGACAGATCTGCCAGAGCGTGGCCGCCAACCTGGCGCGCATCGGCGTCAAGGTCAACCTCGCGACCGAAACCAAGGGAACCTACTTCCCGAAGATCCTGCGCCGCGACACCAGCTTCTATCTGCTGGGCTGGACCCCGACCACGTACGACTCGCACAACGCGCTGACCGCGCTGATGGCTTGCCCGGACGACAAGACCGGCGCGGGCCAGTTCAACCTGGGTGCGTACTGCAACGCGAAGGTCGACGAGCTGACCAAGAAGATCCAGTCGGAGACCGACAAGCCAAAGCGCGACGCCATGATCAAGGAAGCCTTTGCGCTGCATACCGACGATGTCGGCCATCTGCCTCTGCACCAGCAAGCGCTGGCGTGGGGTGTCAGCAAGAAGGTCGAGCTCACGCAGATGGCCGACAACTACATGCCCTTCAAGTGGATGAGCATCAAGCCGTAA
- a CDS encoding ABC transporter permease, translated as MKKTFARWYDSDVGYSFRHSPVAMAAAFVAFVCIFCATFAGWIAPHNPYDLATLRSEDAFLPPAWVEAGSRRFILGTDDQGRDILSTLMYGARTSLVVGIASVLLSMVVGVALGLLAGFRGGWIDTFLMRLCDVMLSFPTILVALLIAGVGRALFPNAQNTVAFGVLILAISLTKWVDYARTVRGSTMVERNKEYVQAARVTGVTPLRIMRKHVLPNVMGPVFVLATIQVATAIITEATLSFLGVGVPPTSPSLGTLISIGNQFLFSGEWWLSVFPGAALVLIVLSVNLLGDWLRDALNPRLQ; from the coding sequence ATGAAAAAAACCTTCGCACGCTGGTACGACAGCGATGTCGGCTACAGCTTCCGGCATTCGCCCGTTGCCATGGCAGCGGCGTTCGTCGCCTTTGTCTGCATTTTTTGCGCGACCTTCGCAGGCTGGATCGCGCCGCACAATCCCTACGACCTCGCCACGCTTCGCAGCGAAGACGCCTTCTTGCCGCCGGCGTGGGTCGAGGCCGGATCTCGCCGTTTCATTCTCGGCACCGACGACCAGGGCCGCGACATCCTGTCGACGCTCATGTACGGTGCCCGCACCTCGCTGGTGGTCGGCATCGCGTCGGTGTTGTTGTCGATGGTGGTGGGTGTCGCACTCGGGCTGCTCGCGGGCTTCCGCGGTGGCTGGATCGATACCTTTCTCATGCGGCTGTGCGATGTGATGCTCTCGTTCCCGACCATCCTCGTAGCGCTGCTCATCGCCGGGGTCGGCCGAGCACTTTTTCCCAACGCACAGAACACGGTCGCTTTCGGCGTGCTCATCCTTGCGATCTCGCTCACCAAGTGGGTCGACTACGCGCGCACCGTGCGCGGCTCCACCATGGTGGAGCGCAACAAGGAATACGTGCAGGCCGCGCGCGTGACCGGCGTCACGCCACTGCGCATCATGCGCAAGCACGTGCTGCCCAACGTGATGGGTCCGGTCTTCGTGCTGGCGACCATCCAGGTCGCGACGGCCATCATCACCGAGGCCACGCTATCGTTTCTCGGGGTCGGCGTGCCGCCGACTTCACCGTCGCTCGGCACGCTCATCAGCATCGGCAACCAGTTCCTGTTTTCGGGCGAGTGGTGGCTGTCGGTGTTTCCCGGCGCTGCGCTGGTGCTCATCGTGCTGAGCGTCAACCTGCTGGGCGACTGGCTGCGCGATGCGCTGAATCCGAGGCTGCAATGA
- a CDS encoding ABC transporter ATP-binding protein: MRSDTVKLLDVQHLVVEFPGRRGTLRALDDISFDIAPGEILGVVGESGAGKSLTGASIIGLLEPPGRVASGQIMLEGERIDHLNHQQMRHIRGKRIGAIFQDPLTSLNPLYTVGRQITETIRAHLPVNESEARRRAIALLEDTGIPAAAQRIDHYPHQFSGGMRQRVVIALALAAEPTLIVADEPTTALDVSIQAQIIQLLKRLCRERGAAVMLITHDMGVIAETCDRVAVMYAGRIVEIGPVHEVIHTPAHPYTAGLMASIPDMAIERERLNQIDGAMPRLNAIPKGCAYHPRCPRAFDRCTQERPELIPAGATSAACWLHDAHGHDAPHGKEAKV; encoded by the coding sequence ATGAGAAGCGACACGGTCAAGCTGCTCGATGTCCAGCATCTGGTCGTCGAATTCCCCGGTCGGCGCGGCACGCTGCGCGCGCTGGACGACATCTCGTTCGACATCGCACCCGGAGAAATCCTCGGCGTGGTCGGTGAATCGGGTGCGGGCAAGTCGCTCACCGGCGCATCCATCATCGGGCTGCTCGAACCGCCGGGCCGTGTTGCCAGCGGGCAGATCATGCTCGAAGGCGAACGCATCGATCATCTCAACCACCAGCAGATGCGGCATATCCGCGGCAAGCGCATCGGCGCGATTTTTCAGGATCCGCTGACCTCGCTCAACCCGCTGTACACGGTCGGCCGACAGATCACGGAGACCATTCGCGCGCACTTGCCGGTGAACGAAAGCGAAGCGCGGCGCCGTGCCATCGCGCTGCTCGAAGACACCGGCATTCCGGCCGCGGCGCAGCGCATCGATCACTATCCGCATCAGTTTTCCGGCGGCATGCGGCAACGCGTCGTCATCGCCTTGGCCCTGGCCGCCGAGCCGACCCTGATCGTCGCCGACGAGCCGACCACTGCACTCGACGTGTCGATCCAGGCACAGATCATCCAGCTCCTGAAGCGCCTGTGCCGCGAGCGCGGTGCGGCGGTGATGCTCATCACGCACGACATGGGCGTGATCGCCGAAACATGCGATCGCGTGGCGGTGATGTACGCCGGCCGCATCGTGGAGATCGGCCCGGTGCACGAAGTGATTCACACGCCGGCGCATCCGTACACCGCAGGGCTGATGGCGTCGATCCCGGACATGGCGATCGAGCGCGAGCGCCTGAACCAGATCGACGGCGCAATGCCGCGGCTCAACGCGATTCCGAAAGGTTGCGCCTATCACCCACGCTGCCCGCGTGCCTTCGATCGTTGCACGCAGGAGCGGCCTGAACTGATTCCCGCTGGTGCCACGAGTGCGGCTTGCTGGCTGCACGACGCGCACGGTCACGATGCGCCCCACGGCAAAGAGGCAAAGGTATGA
- a CDS encoding ABC transporter ATP-binding protein — MSAVLPFTTTPAIAPPPLVQVDDLARTFDVSAPWLNRVIERQPRLLLHAVDGVSFTIPRGQTMALVGESGCGKSTVARLMVGLYGPSRGSVRFDGQDVHATFASPKGRALRQRIQMIFQDPYASLNPRWTVEAIVGEPLREHGLVTEKAVLKERVGELLRSVGLNPLDGVKYPHQFSGGQRQRISIARALATAPEFLVCDEPTSALDVSVQAQVLNIMKDLQRERGLTYLFISHNLAVVQHVSDQVGVMYLGRLVEVSPKRTLFATPRHPYTRMLLDAIPQMHATGRDRTPVQGEVPNPLAPPSGCAFNPRCPFANERCRVERPKLLAIDSVQVACHAVEEGRL, encoded by the coding sequence ATGAGCGCAGTGCTGCCTTTCACAACCACACCGGCGATCGCGCCGCCACCGCTCGTGCAGGTCGACGACCTCGCGCGCACCTTCGACGTCTCTGCGCCCTGGCTCAATCGCGTGATCGAGCGTCAGCCGCGACTGTTGCTGCACGCCGTCGATGGCGTGAGCTTCACGATTCCGCGCGGACAGACGATGGCGCTGGTCGGCGAATCGGGCTGCGGCAAGAGCACCGTGGCGCGGCTGATGGTCGGCCTCTATGGTCCGAGCCGCGGCAGCGTGCGCTTCGACGGGCAAGACGTGCACGCCACCTTTGCGTCGCCGAAAGGGCGTGCGCTGCGGCAACGCATCCAGATGATTTTTCAGGACCCGTACGCGAGCCTGAACCCGCGATGGACGGTCGAGGCGATCGTCGGCGAGCCGCTGCGCGAGCACGGCCTCGTGACCGAAAAGGCAGTGCTGAAAGAACGCGTCGGCGAGTTGCTGCGATCGGTCGGGCTGAATCCGCTCGATGGCGTCAAGTACCCGCATCAATTTTCAGGCGGGCAGCGACAGCGCATCTCGATCGCGCGTGCGCTCGCGACCGCCCCCGAGTTCCTGGTGTGCGACGAGCCGACGTCGGCACTCGACGTGAGCGTTCAGGCGCAGGTGCTCAACATCATGAAAGACCTGCAGCGCGAGCGCGGTCTGACCTATCTCTTCATTTCGCACAACCTCGCGGTGGTGCAGCATGTGAGCGATCAGGTGGGCGTGATGTACCTCGGTCGGCTGGTGGAGGTGTCGCCCAAGCGCACGCTGTTCGCGACGCCGCGCCACCCCTACACGCGCATGCTCCTGGACGCGATTCCGCAGATGCACGCGACCGGGCGCGACCGCACGCCGGTGCAGGGTGAGGTGCCCAATCCGCTTGCGCCGCCCTCAGGCTGTGCCTTCAATCCACGCTGCCCGTTTGCTAACGAACGCTGCCGCGTCGAGCGCCCGAAGCTGTTGGCCATCGACAGCGTGCAGGTTGCCTGCCACGCGGTTGAAGAAGGTCGCCTGTAA
- a CDS encoding AraC family transcriptional regulator, whose translation MNALSSQQLSPLYRHEVFRSRHADETQALVSAELKSHRSHWGRGAVDSAFYRAGLGPMSLCILRYGCEVDIEPDSLDDFVLVQMPLRGRAEVRMGSELVQIHAGQGAVISAHRPVKVKWHAGCEQLMLKIERKHLNEVARQAFAADDVRDRIGDSNIEFETPFRLDDAIGMQWRRLVAGLVALLPAAAPVMGGGTYDPQWLLHYEDNLIRYLLCHHPNSARRQHDGARRSTQRIDLPPLRRAEEFMQSRLAESQSLDDIADAAGVSRRTLSLMFRRHREASPMEALRNLRLDAAHAQLARRSADSVTDVALGCGFSHLSRFSASYRERFGKLPNETWRSARLC comes from the coding sequence ATGAACGCTTTGTCCAGCCAGCAGCTGTCGCCTTTGTATCGGCATGAGGTTTTTCGATCGCGTCATGCCGACGAAACGCAGGCGCTCGTCAGCGCCGAGCTGAAGTCGCATCGCAGCCACTGGGGCCGCGGCGCGGTCGACTCGGCTTTCTACCGCGCCGGTTTGGGGCCGATGTCGTTGTGCATCCTGCGTTACGGCTGCGAAGTCGACATCGAACCCGACTCGCTCGACGACTTCGTGCTCGTGCAGATGCCTTTGCGCGGACGCGCCGAGGTCCGCATGGGCAGCGAGCTGGTGCAGATCCATGCCGGCCAGGGCGCGGTGATTTCAGCGCATCGGCCTGTCAAGGTGAAGTGGCACGCCGGCTGCGAACAGCTCATGCTGAAGATCGAGCGCAAGCATCTGAACGAGGTAGCACGCCAGGCCTTTGCAGCAGATGACGTTCGAGATCGGATCGGCGACAGCAACATCGAATTCGAGACACCGTTCCGGCTCGACGACGCCATCGGCATGCAGTGGCGGCGCCTCGTGGCGGGACTGGTCGCCTTGCTGCCCGCAGCCGCGCCTGTCATGGGCGGTGGAACCTACGACCCACAGTGGTTGCTGCACTACGAAGACAACCTCATTCGCTATCTCTTGTGCCATCACCCGAACTCGGCGCGGCGACAACACGACGGTGCACGGCGCTCGACACAGCGAATCGACTTGCCGCCGCTGCGTCGCGCCGAAGAGTTCATGCAAAGCCGGCTCGCGGAAAGCCAGTCGCTCGACGACATCGCCGATGCCGCCGGTGTGAGCCGGCGCACGCTGAGCCTGATGTTTCGTCGGCACCGCGAGGCTTCGCCGATGGAAGCCTTGCGCAACCTGCGGCTCGATGCGGCGCACGCGCAGCTCGCGAGGCGCAGCGCAGACAGCGTGACCGACGTCGCGCTCGGCTGCGGCTTCTCGCACCTGAGTCGCTTTTCGGCTTCGTACCGCGAGCGCTTCGGCAAGCTGCCGAACGAAACCTGGCGCAGCGCCCGGCTCTGTTGA